In Nitrospira sp., a genomic segment contains:
- a CDS encoding Slp family lipoprotein yields the protein MTTCGRLRRGSFCFLLAVSLTLAAAGCSKVPRQYVWMSERGATLTDLVADPEKYDGKVMLLGGTIIEEEASEQYLWLRLRNRPLDQDYTPHLPADLSGLEAGCYWVMVEKNKLPQTYRGWGRMTVAGRVTGTTRFQTEPVLALLYVRGWGVDGKHAGIWEHVDPNYRPAAPGGISEFPNAPGVSPRPR from the coding sequence ATGACTACTTGCGGCCGACTCAGACGGGGGTCTTTCTGTTTCCTTCTAGCCGTCAGCCTCACGCTGGCGGCGGCAGGATGTTCCAAGGTTCCGCGCCAGTACGTATGGATGTCTGAACGTGGCGCAACGCTCACGGATCTTGTGGCCGATCCGGAGAAGTACGACGGGAAGGTGATGCTACTGGGTGGGACCATCATCGAAGAAGAAGCGAGCGAACAGTACCTCTGGCTGCGCCTGAGGAATCGGCCGCTGGACCAGGATTACACACCTCATCTTCCCGCCGATCTGAGCGGCCTCGAAGCTGGATGCTACTGGGTGATGGTGGAGAAGAACAAGCTGCCTCAGACCTATCGCGGGTGGGGGCGGATGACAGTGGCCGGACGAGTGACTGGGACCACGAGATTCCAGACCGAGCCGGTGCTGGCGCTGCTGTACGTGCGAGGGTGGGGGGTGGACGGCAAACATGCCGGGATCTGGGAGCACGTCGATCCCAATTATAGGCCTGCGGCTCCCGGAGGCATCAGTGAGTTCCCGAATGCGCCCGGCGTTTCCCCAAGGCCTCGGTAG
- the rodA gene encoding rod shape-determining protein RodA codes for MIDRLTEHRGLDSFDIRYVALILAILGIGVLSIYSVTRGQQGGTAPYYLKQLIWIGLGAAAFLVMWASDYHHLARFAYPAYVFILLMLLFVLFDGRTSKGAQRWIALGPFSFQPSEFAKLILVLVLAHYYSKAPRVGWLQRVIVPGLLVLPGLLLILKQPDLGSGLSFVAVYAAMLLMVGVRSQALGFILLFSIMLFPFAWEGVWGSLHDYQRQRIMAFVDPDYDPGGKGYHALQSKIAIGSGELLGKGLYGGTQSQLKFLPEGHTDFVFAVFAEEWGFLGVLVLLTLFVTLMWLSLEIASKAKDQLGALLAVGIVAMLCFCIVVNIGMTAGMFPIVGIPLPLVSYGGSATIMTMAALGLLLNVKRKRLSLFY; via the coding sequence ATGATCGATCGATTGACCGAGCATCGAGGCCTCGATAGTTTCGATATCCGCTATGTCGCCTTGATCCTTGCCATCCTGGGGATCGGGGTGTTGTCCATTTATAGCGTCACGCGTGGGCAGCAGGGTGGGACAGCGCCGTATTATCTCAAGCAGTTGATATGGATCGGTCTCGGTGCGGCGGCTTTCCTCGTCATGTGGGCATCGGACTACCATCATCTCGCGCGGTTTGCCTATCCGGCCTACGTCTTTATCTTGCTGATGCTGCTCTTTGTGTTATTCGACGGGCGAACGAGCAAAGGGGCTCAGCGGTGGATCGCGTTGGGTCCATTCAGTTTCCAGCCGTCTGAATTCGCCAAGCTCATCCTCGTCTTGGTGTTGGCCCACTACTACTCAAAAGCCCCTCGTGTGGGGTGGCTGCAGCGTGTCATCGTTCCCGGACTCTTGGTGCTGCCCGGCCTCCTCCTTATCTTGAAGCAACCCGATTTGGGGAGTGGGCTCAGCTTTGTCGCGGTGTATGCCGCTATGCTCCTCATGGTGGGCGTTCGTTCGCAAGCCTTGGGATTTATCCTGCTCTTCTCGATCATGCTGTTTCCGTTTGCCTGGGAGGGCGTGTGGGGGTCCTTGCATGATTACCAGCGACAGCGCATTATGGCGTTCGTCGACCCCGATTACGACCCGGGAGGAAAGGGCTACCATGCGTTGCAATCGAAAATTGCGATTGGGTCGGGAGAACTGCTGGGGAAAGGGCTCTACGGCGGCACGCAGAGCCAGCTGAAGTTTTTGCCTGAGGGCCATACCGATTTTGTGTTCGCCGTTTTTGCGGAAGAATGGGGATTTCTCGGCGTGTTGGTCCTGTTGACGTTGTTTGTGACGTTGATGTGGTTGTCGCTGGAAATCGCGTCCAAAGCGAAGGATCAGCTTGGAGCGCTGCTTGCCGTAGGGATCGTGGCGATGTTGTGTTTCTGCATCGTGGTCAATATCGGCATGACGGCGGGGATGTTTCCGATCGTCGGCATTCCCTTGCCGCTGGTGAGCTATGGCGGAAGCGCCACGATTATGACCATGGCGGCATTGGGCTTGTTGTTGAACGTCAAGCGGAAGCGGTTAAGCCTGTTTTATTGA
- a CDS encoding acyloxyacyl hydrolase, which translates to MTDLSRSYTVAVLICLNLSWLSPVFAEEPSTRMTGNQTVGMVVGGMLPVRLTDEQSSKLNGVAVHPSWQIALTDPSGSGWWSGSIALGAELAVLGITQPTGAYGIGFTPKVVYTLASFGRLKPYFEAGGGPIWTNFDGRIPEQGSDFNFLVWAGGGAIYDLTTRWALNVGVRFSHISNAGTDSPNGGVNYLLPFAGVTAKLF; encoded by the coding sequence ATGACAGACCTGTCTAGGAGTTACACAGTGGCGGTCCTGATCTGTTTAAATTTGTCGTGGCTGTCGCCAGTTTTTGCAGAAGAACCATCCACTAGGATGACTGGCAATCAGACTGTCGGGATGGTAGTCGGAGGAATGCTGCCGGTGCGATTGACGGACGAGCAATCATCCAAGTTAAACGGAGTTGCGGTGCATCCCTCGTGGCAGATTGCGTTGACTGATCCGAGTGGCTCGGGGTGGTGGAGTGGCTCGATTGCATTGGGGGCCGAGTTGGCTGTGTTAGGGATCACGCAACCGACCGGCGCGTACGGTATTGGCTTCACGCCGAAGGTGGTCTATACGCTTGCTTCGTTCGGCCGGCTGAAGCCCTATTTCGAAGCCGGCGGTGGCCCGATCTGGACGAATTTTGATGGCCGCATTCCCGAACAGGGATCGGATTTCAATTTTCTAGTCTGGGCAGGTGGGGGCGCGATCTATGATTTGACTACACGATGGGCGCTGAACGTTGGAGTCCGTTTCAGCCACATCTCCAACGCCGGCACCGATTCTCCCAACGGTGGGGTCAATTACTTACTTCCGTTTGCCGGAGTGACCGCCAAGCTTTTCTGA
- a CDS encoding Rne/Rng family ribonuclease, which translates to MGSEIAITVAREETRVAVLDGGVVTDLFGDRTKHKDFVGNIYKGKVAKVLPGMQAAFVDIGLEKAAFMHVSDLLVDAEPGDMLVEAEEDEKDSEMLRPKRQSAKPIEQLLSEGQELMVQISKGPIGTKGSRVTTYVSLPGRYLVFMPNVDHIGVSRRIPRDEERARLKEIMRRVRRPGFGYIVRTVSEGVKEDELKSDVDFLHVLWQDILTKREQMPPPALLHSDLSLSFRVVRDLFGKKVDRLWIDSREEYEAIRDFVQRFSPEQTSRIHFYDKDEPLFDHLGVEQEIVRAMSRKVWLKSGGYLVIDHTEAMTVIDVNTGRFVGKRDQEETILRNNLEAAKEVAYQLKLRGIGGIIIVDFIDMEREKNREKVYHALVDAMASDKARTRISRISDLGLIEISRERVREDLLRSLSEPCRYCEGRGYTKSPTTVVYEIFREIRRIEPSADQQRIIVGAHPMVAELLQDEERHGVEVLERDCSAKIIVTPDSQLHLEQYDLVVL; encoded by the coding sequence ATGGGAAGTGAGATTGCGATAACCGTCGCGCGGGAGGAAACCCGTGTGGCCGTGCTTGACGGCGGAGTCGTCACCGATTTGTTCGGAGACCGCACGAAGCATAAAGATTTTGTCGGAAATATCTATAAGGGAAAGGTTGCCAAGGTGTTGCCGGGCATGCAGGCCGCGTTTGTGGACATCGGCTTGGAAAAAGCGGCGTTTATGCACGTTTCCGATCTGTTGGTGGATGCAGAGCCAGGCGATATGTTGGTTGAGGCTGAGGAAGACGAAAAGGATTCGGAGATGCTCCGGCCGAAGCGCCAAAGCGCGAAACCGATCGAACAGCTGCTGAGTGAGGGGCAGGAGCTGATGGTCCAGATTTCGAAGGGGCCGATCGGCACCAAGGGGTCGAGAGTGACGACCTATGTCTCACTTCCTGGGCGATACCTGGTCTTTATGCCCAACGTCGACCATATCGGTGTGTCTCGGCGGATTCCGCGGGATGAAGAACGGGCTAGACTGAAGGAGATCATGCGCCGGGTCAGGCGCCCCGGCTTCGGCTATATCGTGCGGACGGTCAGTGAAGGCGTCAAGGAAGACGAGTTAAAATCCGACGTCGACTTTCTGCACGTGCTCTGGCAAGACATTTTGACCAAGCGGGAACAAATGCCCCCTCCGGCGTTACTGCATTCTGATTTGAGCCTGAGCTTCCGTGTCGTGAGGGACTTGTTCGGTAAAAAGGTGGATCGACTGTGGATCGATTCGCGAGAGGAATACGAAGCCATTCGAGACTTCGTGCAGCGATTTTCTCCTGAGCAGACCTCGCGGATTCATTTCTACGATAAGGATGAGCCCTTGTTCGATCATCTGGGGGTGGAGCAGGAAATTGTGCGAGCAATGAGCCGGAAAGTCTGGCTCAAGTCGGGGGGCTATCTCGTGATCGATCATACCGAAGCGATGACGGTGATCGACGTCAATACGGGGCGCTTTGTTGGAAAACGAGATCAGGAAGAGACCATCTTACGCAACAACCTCGAGGCCGCCAAAGAGGTCGCCTACCAGCTGAAGCTGCGGGGAATCGGCGGCATCATCATTGTCGACTTCATCGATATGGAACGGGAGAAGAATCGGGAGAAGGTCTATCATGCGTTGGTGGACGCCATGGCGTCGGATAAGGCGAGGACGAGGATATCAAGGATTTCGGATCTCGGCTTGATTGAAATCTCCCGTGAGCGGGTGCGGGAGGACCTGTTACGTTCCCTGTCGGAACCGTGTCGCTACTGCGAAGGCCGTGGCTATACGAAGTCTCCCACGACCGTGGTATACGAAATTTTCCGCGAAATCCGACGGATTGAACCGTCTGCCGATCAGCAACGGATTATCGTGGGAGCCCATCCAATGGTGGCGGAATTGCTGCAAGACGAAGAACGCCACGGAGTGGAAGTATTGGAGCGAGACTGTTCGGCGAAAATCATCGTCACACCGGACAGTCAGTTGCATCTTGAGCAGTACGATCTGGTCGTGCTCTAG
- the topA gene encoding type I DNA topoisomerase — MGKSLIIVESPTKARTITKYLGRGYTVMASVGHIKDLPTSKLGVDLENDFEPQYVTIKGKSKVLAEIKKKAEEADKVFLAPDPDREGEAIAWHIEQELLGKSKKKRKDGKIFRVLFNEITESAIKRALQSPGEIDMKLVNAQQARRVLDRIVGYQGSQLLWNKVRRGLSMGRVQSVAMRLICEREAEREAFRAEEYWSITALLAGANPPAFEAKLHSINDEVASIENAEQAGRIVGEIQGKTFVVQSIERREKKRNPVAPFITSRLQQEASRKLHFSPKKTMTLAQQLYEGIEIGAEGATGLITYMRTDSPRISNEAMADAREVIQSRFGTDYLPGVPNVYKTSKAAQEAHEAIRPTSAARDPESIRQYLDQDQYNLYKLIWNRFIASQMVPAILDVTRIDTSPIGTQRRYIFRSTGTVVKFPGHTIVYMEGVDKEALSQKPKADQEADDDERQLPALSEGEQLQLVEQEGQTVPGMLSKQHFTQPPPRYNEALLIKELEEKGIGRPSTYAAIISTIQDRKYVEKSEGRLVPTETGRTVNDFLLKGFPELINVDFTSQLEEQLDEVEEGNKQWVAAVRDFYMPFTREMERAKTIPGPKDTVEPPTNIPCEKCGRMMEIKWGRNGKFLACPAYKDDPPCKNTQNFEKLPDGTIKIVPKQELTTDQVCDKCGSPMVVKTGRFGKFIACSGYPQCKTTKPMALGVKCPQPDCGGDLVQKRTRKGRSFFACSNYPKCEFALWDRPVPKACPTCQAPFLVEKVSKQDGRSVQCRNQDCGYRDAG, encoded by the coding sequence ATGGGAAAATCGTTGATCATTGTTGAGTCGCCGACGAAGGCAAGGACCATCACCAAATATTTAGGACGTGGTTATACCGTGATGGCGTCGGTCGGCCACATCAAGGATCTACCGACCAGCAAGTTGGGGGTCGATCTCGAGAACGATTTCGAACCGCAGTATGTCACCATCAAGGGCAAGTCGAAGGTGTTGGCCGAGATCAAGAAGAAGGCTGAGGAAGCCGACAAGGTTTTTCTGGCGCCGGATCCGGATCGTGAAGGGGAAGCGATCGCCTGGCACATTGAGCAAGAACTGCTCGGCAAATCGAAGAAGAAAAGGAAAGATGGGAAGATCTTCCGGGTCCTCTTCAACGAAATCACGGAATCAGCCATCAAGCGCGCGCTTCAATCTCCGGGCGAGATTGATATGAAGCTCGTGAATGCCCAGCAGGCCCGCCGCGTGCTGGATCGCATCGTCGGGTACCAGGGCAGTCAGCTGCTCTGGAATAAGGTCCGGCGCGGGCTCAGCATGGGACGGGTACAGTCGGTAGCCATGCGACTGATTTGCGAGCGTGAAGCGGAGCGGGAAGCGTTTCGAGCCGAAGAGTATTGGTCGATTACCGCGTTGCTGGCCGGAGCCAACCCTCCGGCGTTTGAGGCCAAACTTCATAGTATCAATGACGAAGTGGCCTCGATTGAAAACGCTGAGCAAGCCGGCCGTATCGTCGGCGAGATTCAAGGGAAGACATTCGTCGTCCAATCGATCGAGCGCCGAGAAAAGAAACGGAATCCCGTCGCGCCATTCATCACGAGCCGTCTGCAGCAGGAAGCCTCGCGAAAGCTGCATTTTTCACCGAAGAAAACGATGACCCTCGCGCAGCAATTGTATGAAGGCATCGAAATCGGTGCCGAGGGTGCCACCGGTCTGATCACCTATATGAGAACCGACTCGCCGCGCATTTCCAACGAGGCGATGGCCGACGCGCGCGAGGTGATCCAGTCACGATTTGGGACGGACTATCTTCCCGGCGTGCCCAATGTCTATAAGACCTCGAAGGCGGCCCAGGAGGCGCACGAAGCGATCAGGCCGACGTCGGCAGCGCGCGACCCTGAATCGATCCGCCAGTATTTGGATCAGGACCAGTACAATCTTTACAAGCTGATTTGGAACCGATTCATCGCCTCACAGATGGTGCCGGCGATTTTGGATGTGACGCGGATCGATACGTCACCGATCGGAACACAAAGGAGATATATCTTCCGTTCGACCGGAACGGTCGTGAAGTTTCCCGGCCATACGATTGTGTACATGGAGGGCGTCGACAAAGAAGCGCTTTCACAGAAGCCGAAGGCCGATCAAGAGGCGGACGATGACGAGCGCCAGCTGCCGGCTCTGTCCGAAGGAGAACAATTGCAACTCGTCGAACAGGAAGGGCAGACGGTCCCGGGCATGTTATCAAAGCAACATTTCACCCAACCGCCACCACGATACAATGAAGCGCTCCTTATTAAGGAGCTGGAAGAAAAAGGTATCGGTCGACCCTCGACATATGCCGCCATTATTTCTACGATCCAGGACCGCAAGTACGTGGAAAAGAGCGAGGGACGCTTGGTTCCGACGGAGACCGGGAGAACGGTGAACGATTTCCTACTGAAGGGATTTCCCGAACTCATCAACGTCGACTTCACCTCACAGCTCGAAGAACAACTGGATGAGGTTGAAGAGGGGAACAAGCAGTGGGTCGCCGCGGTCCGTGATTTTTATATGCCGTTTACCAGGGAAATGGAACGAGCAAAGACGATCCCTGGTCCCAAAGACACGGTCGAACCGCCGACCAATATCCCCTGTGAGAAATGCGGGCGGATGATGGAGATCAAGTGGGGCCGGAATGGTAAGTTTCTCGCTTGTCCGGCCTACAAGGACGATCCGCCGTGCAAGAACACGCAAAACTTTGAAAAGCTTCCGGACGGGACCATCAAAATCGTACCCAAGCAGGAATTGACCACCGACCAGGTTTGCGACAAGTGTGGAAGCCCCATGGTGGTGAAGACCGGACGTTTCGGCAAGTTCATCGCCTGTTCAGGCTATCCCCAGTGTAAGACGACCAAGCCGATGGCGCTCGGCGTCAAATGTCCTCAACCAGATTGCGGAGGCGACCTTGTTCAGAAGCGGACGCGCAAAGGCCGCTCATTTTTCGCGTGCAGTAATTATCCAAAGTGTGAATTTGCCCTCTGGGATCGTCCTGTTCCGAAGGCCTGCCCAACCTGTCAGGCTCCGTTTCTCGTTGAAAAAGTCAGCAAGCAAGATGGCCGGAGCGTCCAATGCCGCAATCAAGATTGCGGCTACCGTGATGCAGGATGA
- a CDS encoding ISNCY family transposase, with translation MVGEDRVMMSAKELRRIHVIRQVRDKRITQQEAGTMLRLTERQIRRLLGRVKEEGDQGRVHRGRGKPSNRRIAEPVKAKMLRLYETRYGDFGPTLAAEKLTERHRLEVSDETLRRWLRERGIDHFARRKRPHRAWRARKAHVGELVQLDGSHHDWLEGRGPWGVLMAYIDDASSRVFARFYEYEGTIPAMDSFQRYIRHQGIPLAIYADKHTTYQSPAEPTVAEQLAGEAPQSQFGRALDELGVELIAAHSPQAKGRVERLFKTFQDRLVKELRLARIGTFEAANRFLEGYLPVYNRRFAVRPAHAVNLHRPKPTAQVLERSLCIKTSRCLRKDFTIAHEGRLYQVHDNLRATRVVVEEHVDGTMRLTHHGRALAFHAIAARPVSAAAVTAVSRSQRPIKPPADHPWRKRWRQERGHHPAAAGT, from the coding sequence ATGGTGGGAGAGGACAGGGTGATGATGAGTGCCAAGGAGTTGCGGCGGATCCATGTGATTCGCCAGGTGCGGGACAAGCGGATCACACAACAGGAGGCGGGCACCATGTTGCGGCTGACGGAGCGTCAGATCCGGCGCCTTCTTGGGCGGGTAAAGGAGGAGGGCGACCAGGGACGTGTCCATCGGGGACGGGGGAAGCCGTCGAATCGGCGCATCGCGGAGCCGGTCAAGGCGAAGATGCTGCGGCTGTATGAGACACGCTATGGAGACTTTGGGCCGACGTTGGCGGCGGAGAAGTTGACGGAGCGGCACCGACTCGAGGTCAGCGACGAGACTCTGCGGCGCTGGTTGCGGGAGCGGGGGATTGATCATTTCGCACGCCGGAAGCGACCGCATCGCGCGTGGCGTGCGCGCAAGGCGCATGTCGGGGAACTGGTGCAACTGGATGGGTCCCATCATGATTGGTTGGAGGGGCGCGGCCCGTGGGGTGTCCTGATGGCCTACATCGACGATGCGAGCAGTCGCGTCTTTGCTCGGTTCTATGAGTACGAGGGCACGATCCCGGCGATGGACAGCTTCCAGCGCTACATTCGGCACCAGGGGATTCCGCTGGCCATCTATGCGGACAAGCATACGACCTACCAGTCGCCAGCTGAGCCCACGGTGGCGGAGCAGCTGGCCGGGGAGGCACCCCAGAGTCAGTTCGGACGGGCACTGGATGAGCTGGGGGTTGAGCTGATCGCGGCGCACTCCCCACAGGCCAAGGGGCGGGTGGAGCGGCTGTTTAAGACGTTCCAGGATCGACTGGTCAAGGAGTTGCGCCTCGCACGGATTGGGACCTTCGAGGCGGCGAACCGATTCCTGGAGGGCTATCTGCCGGTCTACAACCGCCGGTTCGCGGTGCGGCCGGCGCACGCAGTCAATCTGCATCGGCCGAAGCCGACGGCCCAGGTGCTGGAGCGAAGCCTGTGTATCAAGACATCCCGGTGTCTGCGGAAGGACTTCACCATTGCTCATGAAGGGCGGCTCTATCAGGTTCACGACAATCTCCGCGCCACTCGTGTGGTGGTCGAAGAACATGTGGATGGGACGATGCGGCTCACGCACCACGGACGGGCGCTCGCCTTTCACGCGATCGCGGCGCGACCTGTGTCGGCGGCAGCGGTCACGGCGGTGTCCCGATCGCAGCGCCCGATCAAACCGCCGGCGGATCATCCATGGCGCAAGCGATGGCGGCAGGAACGAGGACACCACCCGGCGGCGGCCGGAACATAA
- a CDS encoding Slp family lipoprotein: MTICGRLQRGSFCFLLAASLTLAAAGCSKVPRHYVWMSERGATLTDLLVDPERYDGKVMLLGGTLIEEEANEQYLWLRLRNRPLDQDYAPQLPSDRSSLEAGCYWVMVEKNKLPQTYREWGRMTVAGRVTGATRFQAEPVLALLYVRGWGVEGKHAGVWEHVNPNYAPAPPGGIGKYPNAPAVSPRRYP; encoded by the coding sequence ATGACTATTTGCGGCCGACTCCAGCGAGGGTCTTTCTGTTTCCTTCTAGCTGCGAGCCTCACGCTGGCGGCAGCAGGGTGTTCCAAAGTTCCGCGCCACTACGTATGGATGTCTGAACGTGGCGCGACGCTCACGGATCTTCTGGTCGATCCGGAGAGGTACGACGGGAAGGTGATGCTACTGGGTGGGACCCTGATCGAAGAAGAAGCGAACGAACAGTACCTCTGGCTGCGCCTGAGAAATCGGCCATTGGACCAGGATTACGCGCCCCAACTTCCCTCAGATCGGAGCAGCCTCGAAGCTGGATGCTATTGGGTGATGGTGGAGAAGAATAAACTCCCTCAGACCTATCGCGAGTGGGGACGGATGACAGTGGCCGGGCGAGTGACCGGAGCCACGAGATTCCAGGCCGAGCCGGTGCTGGCGCTGCTGTACGTGCGAGGGTGGGGGGTGGAGGGGAAACATGCCGGGGTCTGGGAACACGTCAATCCCAATTATGCACCCGCGCCTCCCGGAGGCATCGGTAAGTACCCGAATGCGCCCGCCGTCTCCCCAAGGAGGTACCCGTGA
- the dprA gene encoding DNA-processing protein DprA, translating into MDEASLTSWLTLQAIDGVGDRTLLKLVHAFGSPDAVLGATMDDLITAGCSPELAESVRRGLESSIRRQIDRQVKMVERLKIQTVTLFDRSYPARLKTIPDPPPLLYVSGCFSPRDEVAVAIVGGRRATPSGRLITEEIAKDLAECGVTIVSGLARGIDAAAHRGALMGKGRTIAVLGCGIDRTYPLEHHTLRRNIESRGAVISELPIGAAPQSHHFPRRNRIISGLSLGVLVGEAATDSGSLITAKLALEQGREVFAVPGSLKEEACRGSNRLIKEGAKLIEGAQDILDEILPQVDARQRATLHLDSTLVEVPVPLGKEETVVYEALSYEARSIDTVIERTGLSAAEVSAVLLSLELNGRIRQLPGQQYIRL; encoded by the coding sequence ATGGATGAAGCCTCCTTGACTTCCTGGCTCACGCTCCAAGCGATCGACGGTGTCGGCGATCGCACCCTTCTTAAATTAGTTCACGCGTTTGGATCCCCCGATGCGGTGCTCGGCGCGACGATGGACGACTTGATCACTGCCGGTTGCAGTCCTGAATTGGCAGAATCCGTGCGGCGGGGGCTTGAGTCGAGTATCCGGCGGCAGATCGATCGCCAGGTGAAGATGGTTGAGCGCCTCAAGATCCAAACAGTCACCCTGTTTGATCGATCCTATCCAGCCCGACTCAAAACCATTCCTGATCCGCCGCCGTTGTTGTATGTGAGCGGGTGCTTCTCGCCGAGGGATGAAGTCGCGGTGGCGATAGTGGGTGGACGACGGGCGACTCCATCCGGGAGACTCATCACGGAGGAGATTGCGAAGGACCTGGCTGAATGTGGAGTGACGATCGTGAGCGGTCTGGCTCGGGGAATCGATGCAGCGGCGCATCGTGGAGCGCTGATGGGTAAAGGGCGAACGATTGCGGTTCTCGGTTGCGGCATCGATCGGACCTACCCGTTGGAACATCACACACTCCGGCGGAACATTGAATCGCGCGGCGCCGTTATCTCGGAGCTGCCGATCGGTGCTGCTCCCCAAAGTCATCACTTCCCGCGAAGGAATCGGATCATCAGCGGGCTTTCGTTGGGCGTGCTGGTCGGCGAAGCCGCGACCGACAGCGGCTCGTTGATCACGGCAAAACTGGCATTGGAGCAAGGTCGAGAGGTATTCGCCGTACCCGGTTCCCTCAAGGAAGAAGCCTGTCGAGGATCAAATCGTTTGATCAAAGAGGGAGCGAAACTGATCGAAGGAGCTCAAGACATTCTCGATGAGATTCTTCCGCAAGTCGATGCTCGGCAACGTGCCACACTGCATCTCGACAGCACGCTGGTAGAAGTGCCTGTACCGCTAGGGAAGGAAGAAACAGTGGTGTACGAAGCCCTGTCCTATGAAGCCCGATCCATTGATACGGTAATCGAGCGCACTGGGCTGAGCGCTGCGGAGGTGTCGGCGGTGTTGCTTTCATTGGAATTGAACGGTCGGATTCGCCAACTGCCGGGCCAGCAATACATCCGCCTATAG